From Micrococcales bacterium:
ACGGCGGACATAACCGGAGCGAAACGGGCAATTGCCCCAGCCCGCAGATAGTCGCCGTAACTGAAGCCACCCGGCAAAACCACGGCGTCCACCTGGTGCAGGCTCGGGTCAGCGTGCCACAGGGCCACGCCCTCCATCCCGGCCAAGCCAATGGCGCGCAGGGCGTCGCGGTCGTCAAGGGTGCCGGGAAAAGTCACCACCCCGACATGGATCATTTGGCCGCGTCCACGTTGACGGCGACCACGTCTTCGATCACCGGATTGGACAGCAAAGTGGAGGCGGCCTGGCGGGCGGCTTCGACAATCGCCTCGGTGGCCGGTCCGTCGACCTCCAATTCGAACCGCTTGCCCTGCCGCACCGACGTGAACTGGTCAAATCCCAGTCTGGGCAGGGCCGCCGCGACGGCTTTGCCCTGGGGGTCCAAGAGCTCCGGTTTGGGCATCACATCGACAATCACGCGGGCCATTTGTTCGCTTTCCTTGAGGTGGACTTCACCGCGCAAAAGCCTACCGGCGGCGGCCTTGGGTCTTGTTGCCCGATGCCGGCAAGTCACCTGCCGACATCGCCTGACCTTGGCGCTCTAGGTTTTGGGTTGGTCTAGTGGGCGATTTGCCAGGCTCGCCAGGCCGAGTCAACCATGCCTTTGAGGTCGTAGCTGGCCTGCCAGCCGAAGACCTGGTTGATCCTGGTGACGTCTCCGACCAAGGCGGCCGGATCACCCGGTCGACGGGCCGTGACTTGCGGATTCATTGGCTCTTTGACGGCAGCCTCGGCCTGGTCGATGACCTCGAAAACCGATGTGCCCTGGCCGGTGCCGACGTTGAAGACGTCGAATGGCCGGTTGTCCTGTTCAAGGTAGTCCAATGCCTGGGTGTGGGCCGAAGCGATGTCCATGACGTGGATGTAATCCCGGATGCAACTGCCGTCCGGTGTGGGGTAGTCATCACCGAACACGATGGGTGGTTGGCCTTGCTGGATCCGCTCAAAGATGATGGGGATGAGGTTCAAGACCGCCGGATCGCCCAGGTCATCCCAGCCGCTGCCGGCCACATTGAAGTAACGCAGGTTGACAGCCCGCAGACCCCAAGCCTTGGCCGCGGCTTGGCCTAGCTCTTCGCCA
This genomic window contains:
- the purS gene encoding phosphoribosylformylglycinamidine synthase subunit PurS, with the protein product MARVIVDVMPKPELLDPQGKAVAAALPRLGFDQFTSVRQGKRFELEVDGPATEAIVEAARQAASTLLSNPVIEDVVAVNVDAAK
- the galE gene encoding UDP-glucose 4-epimerase GalE — protein: MSICVTGGAGYIGAHIVRSLLAAGQEVVVVDDLSTGAAGRVGQANLVELDLSDTSEIPRLTAALSNCTAVIHIAAKKQVAESVARPAWYYQQNVGAMANLLLAMETQGVDRLVFSSSAACYGQPGVERVTEDTPTQPINPYGATKVVGEELGQAAAKAWGLRAVNLRYFNVAGSGWDDLGDPAVLNLIPIIFERIQQGQPPIVFGDDYPTPDGSCIRDYIHVMDIASAHTQALDYLEQDNRPFDVFNVGTGQGTSVFEVIDQAEAAVKEPMNPQVTARRPGDPAALVGDVTRINQVFGWQASYDLKGMVDSAWRAWQIAH